The following are encoded together in the Gouania willdenowi chromosome 14, fGouWil2.1, whole genome shotgun sequence genome:
- the ca4c gene encoding carbonic anhydrase IV c, giving the protein MAQWCYQSQYSCDDTCRDPSHWAALFPSCGGLRQSPINIVSSKVHVNSALPPFDFIGHTNTLNITVENKGHSAHFHLPQSVRLTGGALPGHYRASQFHFHWGGNGNPGSEHTIDGERFPMELHIVHIKEPYGTLAEAEHDLAGIALLGFLFEESADDHPHLDPIIAALGRVQNNGSTTVIPNFRLSDVIPSSRELHNYYRYVGSITTPGCEQAVTWTLFHKTLAISSRQLDAIVKQCRFWNGQPMTNIFRPTQPLDGRVVYRSSAVKPLSSAFHLWFCFLLAAALGTTGLIH; this is encoded by the exons ATGG CTCAGTGGTGTTACCAGAGCCAGTACTCCTGTGATGACACGTGCAGAG ACCCAAGCCACTGGGCGGCGCTGTTTCCCAGCTGTGGAGGATTACGTCAATCACCAATCAACATCGTCAGCAGCAAAGTGCACGTGAACAGCGCGCTGCCACCCTTTGATTTCATCGGCCACACAAACACCCTCAACATCACCGTGGAAAACAAGGGACACTCCG CTCACTTCCATCTACCGCAGTCAGTGAGGCTGACTGGAGGAGCTCTGCCCGGACACTACAGAGCTTCTCAGTTCCACTTCCACTGGGGAGGGAATGGGAATCCTGGCTCAGAACACACCATTGATGGAGAGAGATTCCCCATGGAG cttcatattGTCCACATCAAAGAACCGTACGGAACGCTGGCCGAAGCTGAACATGACCTGGCTGGTATAGCTCTGCTCGGCTTCCTGTTTGAG GAGTCAGCGGATGATCATCCTCATTTAGACCCAATCATAGCTGCACTGGGAAGAGTACAGAACAATG GAAGCACCACCGTCATCCCAAATTTTCGTCTCAGTGATGTCATTCCCAGCTCCAGAGAACTACATAATTATTACCGCTACGTGGGCTCCATAACGACTCCGGGATGCGAACAGGCCGTGACCTGGACATTGTTTCATAAAACTCTGGCAATCAGCAGTCGACAG TTGGATGCCATTGTAAAGCAGTGTCGGTTCTGGAATGGACAGCCCATGACAAACATCTTCAGACCCACACAGCCTCTGGATGGTAGAGTGGTGTACCGCTCCTCAGCAGTCAAACCTCTGAGCAGTGCCTTCCATCTGTGGTTCTGTTTCCTCCTTGCTGCTGCGCTGGGAACGACAGGTTTGATTCACTGA